One Argentina anserina chromosome 6, drPotAnse1.1, whole genome shotgun sequence genomic window, ATTTGAAGTCTTAAAAGTTATAAAGTACAGGATGATGCATAGGACTCACATTATCAAACTTCTCTCGGTGTTTCTGGGCAACGGTTTCGAATTCAGCAATCTTACCCGTGGAATAGCTATTTGCCAATTCATAGTATGACTGCTCAAAAGACAAAGTTCACAACAAATTAGTAAAACAGATACAAGTAGCACCAGATGCAATTACAAGCAATATGAGAAGTTTCCAGCTATTTATGCGCCCTTTCAAGTCATACAAAAAGTTCTAGTAAATTAATTCTTTGTATGAAAATTCTACTAAACTAATTCTTTGTATGAGAGTTCTACTTGTTTCAGAGGAAAATAATCAACAAACTAGAACTTCTAACACAGATTTACCATAACCAAATATACTTGTATAGTTGTATAAGAGATACATCGTAAGGGTCCTACCTGACAATAGGTCTTCAGATTCCTTTGAGCTACAGATGCTGTGTATTTAGGGAGATGAGGAGAGAACTACaaaagaataaacaaaataaGGGATTCAGAGTATTCTCAAGGAAACTACTACATAAACAGATAAAACTATCTAGTCAAAGTTATAGACACAAACACACTATACTTGTTCACTACATTTACAGGTAATGAACCAAACCAGTTCTGAAACCAAGTGTGATTTAACATCTACAGATTCTTTTATATTGAGTAACCAAGGTTAGGTCTCTCAGACCATAGTTCAAGACTCCCTATCGGCAATCGACATCTCACATTTACCACACAACTTCTCTAGTCTTTCAGTGCTGAATTAAATTTCACAGTAGATCAGAAGATAATTCATACCTGTCCATTATGAATGAGTGAAACCAATATATACTTTTTGTAAGATTCAACAGCTATTGCAGTAACCACAGACATCGGAGCTGTTACAACCTGGAAGATATGATGTAAGCCTACAGTCATCAGATATAGTAGATAACTTGGTACAAATGAGGATGTCAGTTTAACAGATGACGTACGTTGTGTAAAAGCTCCAATGCTTTGCGAAAACGCTTTTGTCCAATGCATATCATCCCCCTACAGTATGTCAGAAATGAACTTCGTCAACAAAGTTCTGTATTAACCCtatcaaaataagaaaattatacCCAAACAATCATGAAACATTCGAGAAAGAATATAAATTCTCGTGATTTGTATCCAAGAATTGTTAGGAGGATTCTACCTCACAGAAATTAATGATTAGAACCAATTTCTTTTACGAGATTAATTGTAGTTATGATTCCTAGGGACACCATCAAAACTATATAACTTTACACAAGGTCTTATAGTTACAGTATACAAGCCCTCTTTCTGCAAGATatggggaaaaatcaaaataccaatatacatatatatgttaatgTAAGTAGTTCTCACTTGTGATTGATATCATGAAATTTACATAAGATTAAAATTAATGCACTACAGTCAAATCAAACAGTGATGAAAACACCAGCTAATATCTTCCATAATGTTATTGCATAAAGGATAATTAAAAGCAATCAAGGCAGCTTCTGAGATGCAATAGCATACAACCATAGTAAAAGTAGGATATGTCAAACGAACAACTGAACACAACCGCGAAGCACATAAATACGACCAATGCTAATCAACAAGAAAGTATCCCAATAACAAGTAGCTAACTAAAATTATGTAAATATGTACCaaacatcaaataacaatgaaatAGTAATACTTCCATGAGCTACTCACCCGTAATAACAGTAGAGAAAAAGATCTTTTGGCTGATCAACCTCAAAGATGTCTTCATCCAAAACGGACAATCCAGCTTTATAGCATTTTGCCAACAAACAGAGTAGCAGAAACTCTGGATGCAAGGCGGTCAAGTGTTCTGAGGATCTTTGAATCTTCCGAATTGCTGTCAACATTGGTGCCACTCCTCTCAATGGGGCTTCAAGCTGCATAACAAAATCTTTGAACCTCCTGCAAACACTTATGACTGCACACCGATCAAATCAACAATAAACAGAATGAGAAAACTCCATTCAGCATTGTTCTTTTTTTGTCCGAACTTTAGCAACCTTTAAAAAAGTCCACtaataaaacaaaaaggagGGATAACTAATACATTTCTCAGGTGCCAGTTTAATCTGTTCCTTGTCGCACGCATTGATAAATCTGGCAGTGGGCAACACCACAGCACTCACTTGCTCCTTTGAAAATGCAGCAGAACTGTATGCTTCGCTGTCAACATGTACACACACGGCCATCGTAAGTACCCCATCCTCAACCAATGAACCAGACACTACAAATGCAATCAATAGTTCATACCACAAAAAGCAAAAAGTGCTTAATCCTATGCCTAATTTCGGTATCAAAACAAACGAAAACAAACCGCAATTCAACTGTTGATTCCATTCAGACAGTACCTAATTAACTCAAACAAAGCGCAATGCAAGCATAAAATTCTACTAATCAAAGTATCAAACCCTAAACACATTGTTTACAGAGCCACTCACAACAACCCTAGCAAATCAAAACACCGAAAGCACAAATAAAACAGATTATAAAGCGATTAGAGTGAACAAGAGCCTCACAAGATGTAGAGGTAGCCGAGGGAATGCAGAGAGGGATCAAGCTGGTCCAGAAGAGGAAGCAACCGAATCGACTCCTCGGCGCGAAGCGAGTCGTGCGCTTGCTTCAGAAGGTTGTGGAGGTTGGAGAGGTCTCCGGCGTTAGACGAGAGCCCCTGGATGCTAACAACTAGAGCTTCCATGGGAAACCTAATTCAGATTTTTCGATTTTCTGAAGCAGAGAGAAAAagagggaagaagaagagcctCGGAGCGACTGTGCACCAGCTTCGCTTAAAAATTTGGAATATCAGTGCGTAGTTTGGGCTTTTTAATTAGGCCTAAAAATTTAGAGGATTTTTTCAGTAAGAAATTATAACTCGTACAACATTTTGGTTTATAAAAAACTCGCTTCCTAATTTAATAGagcaaattataattaaaagtTATAAATAAAGAATACGTAATAGAAAATTATCTCATGTCATAagatattttactttttttcccCTCGTTAGCTCATCACATTCATCATAtttaagaaaattcaaaatgtaTTATCATATCCACATGTgtacctgctactgtcgactaaaAAGCTATATGTTACTGTCAACTGAGAAACTAGTTACTATTGTCAATTCTGAAACTAATAGTTATTATCTAATTAAGCaacctgctactgtcgagtatgaaactacCGCTACTGCCAACTTGAAATGTGCTACTGTCGGCAGGGAAGGTACCTACTACTGTCAACTgtaaaactaactgctactatgGTTTTTTGTGagcaaaatttaaaatttcaaatgttctaaaaaaatatgtaatgtggtacttaaatgaaagttCATGACGTAagaaacaactttatatattggctcatTTCTAAATTGCTAGTGGTTTGGCcggaaaatttaaaattgctgaaaaaaaaaacaaaaaatatgatGAGAGAGAAACTTGTTAGATCTCTGAGCGATAACTTGATAATTTTCGCAAAAATTGTGGTAGTTTGGACATTTatgcattaattaattaattagatttGGGTCCACTCatttttggatttgattttatgtcataatttatataagaaatataaTGGATTTTTAGCTAATTCAAATGTTGTCTAGTACTACTAAATAATATATTGAGAGTCTAACATAATGATTTATCCAGCTGCCTATTTTAAAACTTGGTGTCCATTATTTCAGTAGCTCAATTTTCAATTGCTAAGCTACTCCGTTAGAGTAAGAATGGCAGGAACCAACTGGGTGATCCTCCAATTGAGAATTTAAAAGGGAGATTATGTTAACTAAGAATTTTGGAatattgttcttctataaTGTGAGAAAACATGTAAACTATCCAAGACTATATTACTTGCTAAGACATTTTGAGGAGGCCACAAtactttttttcttaaaaaaagaatgaatgaaTAACAAAAACCAGATGATCGAAGCTTGTGCATTTTGATAAGCAAAACCAGCAACATTTTAACTAAAAACGATGTAGTAAACTCGATTTATAAGATGAAAGCTCTGATCCTACGAATAAGAAAATCGAACGGtccattgaccaaaaaaaaaaccctaacgACGAGTAGGTGTGAAATATTTAAGACCATGGCTGATGATGCCAGGCAGCAAGGACGTTGGCGTCAGTGGGGTGGTATGACCAGCAGAGAAAGGTATCGCCCAATATGAAGATAACTAAAACTTTTTCGAAAGCACTATTCGGATCGAGCGTGAAAACGTATCGAGATCGATCGAAGAAAGTCTCTGCATGTACCTCTGTTTCTGGGATCCCAAAGGCAGTAATTACGGTCTCCACCGGAACTAAGATTGGCTCAGCAGTAGCCCAAACTGGTCGGCAAGGAGGTCTCTGACGGTTTTTCCCGGTATGCATGACGTCCTCCATCAGAAACTAGCATGGAGCCATGGACACATGAACAGAGTTGAGCTCTTTTGCATGTTGTTAACTGGTTCGGTGATCTAATAATTAAGCGACGCTGTAATATTCCTTTTGTGACGTTGAACTATTACAGCTGTTAAGTTATTGATAAACTCATGAATATGATCAAACTTTCAAACAAAACgaagaagaagcaa contains:
- the LOC126799122 gene encoding COP9 signalosome complex subunit 3; amino-acid sequence: MEALVVSIQGLSSNAGDLSNLHNLLKQAHDSLRAEESIRLLPLLDQLDPSLHSLGYLYIFEAYSSAAFSKEQVSAVVLPTARFINACDKEQIKLAPEKFISVCRRFKDFVMQLEAPLRGVAPMLTAIRKIQRSSEHLTALHPEFLLLCLLAKCYKAGLSVLDEDIFEVDQPKDLFLYCYYGGMICIGQKRFRKALELLHNVVTAPMSVVTAIAVESYKKYILVSLIHNGQFSPHLPKYTASVAQRNLKTYCQSYYELANSYSTGKIAEFETVAQKHREKFDNDNNLGLVKQAISSMYKRNIQRLTQTYLTLSLQDIANSVQLNSAKEAEMHVLQMIQDGEIFATINQKDGMVSFLEDPEQYKSCQMIEHIDSSIQRIMALSRKLTTMNENISCDPMYLAKVGRERQRFDFDDFDPVPQRFNI